From the genome of Procambarus clarkii isolate CNS0578487 chromosome 53, FALCON_Pclarkii_2.0, whole genome shotgun sequence:
aaattgggaacataaaggttgggagattgggtagcaatagatacattgctgtgccaccacctttttatgGTATCAAAGGCCATGACATTGTGGTCTAGCAATTGTGAGAGGCACAAGTGTCCTGCTTTGATCCCATATTGTCCAAGGTTTTATAGTTGTTGTAACCTCCATGAATTTATGTGATCTTGGTACtcattcaaagatttttatgattgtAATGTTATTTATATTGGTCTAAAAATAGTAGCATCTGTTTTACTACCCCATTTGTAAAGTGGTGCAATCTCTGCTGTTTTAATTAAGCATGTTGGGATAATACCAGTATCTAGGCTCCATTTTCAAATGATGTTTAGGGTATGTGATATATACAGCATTATTTTTTTTGAGTGAGGGTCCATTGGTAAATGTGCAGTGGTGCTGGAGCCTGATCTCTCCTTTGGTATTCGTCCCCTGTGTTTGTGGGATATGAAAGCCAGTCTtctgggggggttgggggggggctcCATTGAAGGTGCCCTTACCCCCATCCCCCATCTCTTCCTCATTcgttccttccttctcctcttggaGAGGTAGATTGCAGCGGAAGCTGGACAATGGGTATTCTGACCCAGATTAGGGTCAGAGTAAAATAACTAAAATCACTAAAACCAAAAGAGTTATTCCTCCAGGTTGGTTCACTTTTTCTAAGTTCCCATTTATGGTTTGAGTCCCCATCCACAGTCCAACCTTCCAGCCTCTCAGGCTTGGTGTGATTTACTCAAACTCTTGCCCTCCTCTTTTGTACCATTAAAACTGTGTTTGAAACTGTAAAATTATGTGGTTGGGATTAAAAATACTTTGGGTTCCTTATTATTCTTAGTGGCATTGGTATCTACTTCAGTTACTTTGCCAAAATATTTTGCTCTGCTGACCTCGTGATGTGTCAGGCGTGTTGACGTGCAGTTTTAATCTGCCAAAGTCCATTTGATTGATCTCTTTACTGCCTGTTTCTCAGTGTTCCATGCTTATATTACCATCAAGGGGGGAAGGGGTGGATCAGGCACTGGCTGTATCATAAGCTACCCTCTaaccatttttgcataatataTAATCTTCAAAAAATCCATGTACTGTACTGTCGGAAATTACCTAATGATCTGGATTACACAGCGGCCAATTCCTTCTGGCCCACCAAGGATTCCTTCTGATCCACCATAATTTATTTGAGCAAGGTCCCTCTGATTGTAGAGTTTGTATTTTCAATctataattattttgtttgaaaaACGGACAGGAATACTAACACCTTTCGTATCAGTTACTTCAGATAGATAAGACATTACTGGATGTAAGAAGTACTGTACTCTAAATTTAAGATACTGTATTGAGATATTTGTATTTTTTCTTTTGTAACAACTGCTATATGAACCAGTATTTTCTTATTATAACTATGTGGTACATGTCCTAATActataatttatttattcaagAGTCTTCAGGGCGGCAACATTCGTGTTGGTGTTAGAGCTCCGTACTTCAAATGTGAAGCTGTAGTGAACATGAAGATGAAGGAGGTGACACTGAATGATTACCGTGGGAAGTTTATCGTCATCCTCTTCTACCCGTTGGATTTCACCTTCGTCTGCCCAACGGAGATAATATCATTTACTGAACGAATTGATGAGTTTCACTCTGTTGGATGCGAGGTGCTGGGCTGTTCAACAGATTCTAAATTtactcatcttgcatggtatggtgCATGAAATGAGTCTTGTGTGTGGAAAGAGGTCCTGTcattaaaaactaattattaaacaCCCATCCCACACGTCTGAAAATAAAGAAAGTGAGGATGTTTTTggcctgtcctggaccattattaagctgtgtgtgtgtgtgatagtgggACACGATGGACCGAAATATTGTCACTTCCTTTCTTTTCCAATGTATGGGTTGGGTGGCTagttttcagccatgttattgtgacttactgTCTACATTAATTATGATTCTACATACTTCTGTATTTCATATGCTGAAGATAAATGTTTTTGGCTTCATATAATTTACCTTGTATAACTTCCATTCCTCTCTAGAGGAATACATCTTTACATAATCTGTCGGTATATCCCATGACAAAGAATCATATTTCTTAACCAAGTCTACACTGCATTCAACATTAACACGTCTTGATGTAAGCTGACAGTGTTCCTGTATTTTTATTCAAATTTCCCAAGGTATATGCACTACCTTAAACAACTTACTATCCAGCACCTGCAGGACCTACTTAAGGCAGATTACTAGAATGGCCAGTTATAAAGCACATATTTCACAAAAATATATTCCTTCTCAAATGGACCCATTTTTCCAGAAGTCTGGATATGATGGGGATCAACAACTTTCTTTGGTCGACCTCAGTTCACATGGAAAGTGACAATGGAGTGAGTGTTTGTATTAGTGGACCATCACTCATGGGTGCTTTGAGTGCTCTTTAAAGAGTCATCTTACAGGATGGTGTTTGCAGAGGTGCATTTGGCTCCTTGAGGGGGCTGTGGGCTTTTCTCATGGGGCCCATGAGCAACACTTAACATGTTTGTGTAgaaccaaatttaaaaaaaaaatagtgaataaTAAAAAGTCTGTAGAATTCCTAACAGAATCACCAAGTGCATTGAGCTATTGTTGGATGGTTCTCTTGGCTGTGAGCTTCACAACTGGCTAGATCAGCTTCTGTCACCTTGTTAGCCAAGCTTTACAGAAAGAACTTTTATTGCCACAGTGACTGACCTAAATATGATCATTATTAATTGTTTTACTACAGTACCTGTATGACCTGGTGTGCCATTGTTGGGGACAGAAAGCATATTAGGCTCATTAAAACCCACCTGGCAATGGGTGAAGCTAGTCTCATAGTCATCCAACTAGTTACTTGCCAGATGCAGTGGTTCTTAATTTGGGTGACAGGTACACACATTGTGTGGTTTCATCGTGCCCCCTACCCACGTGTGCGGGCAGAAAGGCTAGGTGTTATATGGGTGGGTAGACTGCAATGTATATTCTGAACATTGCAGCTTCACAATAACTTATTATACACACATCAAGCTTACAGTAATAGCAACAGTATTGATTCACATTTAGTGGTAAGTGTTAACATTTACTGAATACTGTATGTAAGTTGGTGTTAATCAAAATTTGTTCAAATATTGTTGTCCATCCTTGAGTTTCTCTTGGTCACTCCTTGAGGAAAATACCACAGCTATCATGGGCAGGAGGATACTTGGGGCAGAATTATAGTACATGACAGACACTGAGATCTTTTCATACTGGTGCTTGGAAGAAGCTACTTTATATCATACTACAAAACTGTACTCATGCTAACTGCTGGCTAACTGAGCTAATAACCTAACTTGGTTGCCAGCAAGTGGCAATCCACAATAGGTTCTGCTGACTCAACTTGCATTACATTCTTCTTGACTGGTTCACGTGGTAGTTCTCAGGCATGGGGGGATATTAGAATTTAGTTATGTACTGGTTGTTCATTTGTATAAACACTGGATGATAGCTAAAATAAACATGGGGACAACCATATTACACCACGAAAGCAACATGTGACTAGAACTACATTTTAAGGGTTgaaactgctccaacacaccatcACTCTTCTCTTATCATTATTCAAGACTTAATTTGTAGCAATAAATACTTAATTTATGGCAGAAAATGTTGTGTTGAGAATAAACACTTGTACCAAAGACTTGTACTAACTTTGTGATGGAATTTCCAGTTACATACAGTATGTGAAAAGTTAACAAATGCATTTATCATTTTAGGTGCCAGACATCGCGTGAGGAAGGTGGAGTTGGTAAAGTCCCGTTCCCTCTCTTGGCAGATAAATCCATGGAAGTGTCACGGAAATATGGAGTACTGAATGAAGCTACTGGAGTAGCCTATCGCACTCTAGTTATAATCGACAAGAATCTTGTGATCAGAGAGGTGAGTGTATTTCATGAGATTATGTATTGCAGCTTTTAAAAGTACTGTACAGGTAATAAGTTAACCTCTCCTCTTCAATAGTACATCACTTTTGACATATCAATTCCAAACGGCCAAAGTACGAGGTAATATAAATCATAGCTGCTCACAAAGTTGACGTGCTGGCACGTTTTCTATTTGTGGGTCCTCAGTTAGGGTTAGGTTCGGGCAGTTTAGTACATAATTTTTATGATGTTACAACTAGAGAGAATGGGttgaataaatatatattgtgaccCCGATTATTTGAACCAATTGGTACCTCTGGGGTCCATAAACTAAAACTTTGTATACTGTAATTGAAGGAAGGATCATGTTATGTTATTGGGTCAAGGTTAAACTTGCTGTGCAGGAGCCTTAAGGCATCTCTTCACTAATGCTGGTCAACTTGTAACTTTTCCAAGTTTTCTTTATTGATTCTTGCAATAATAAACATTATTCTTCTTAATGCTTTCACTTCATTTAAACTGAGATACTAGCATGCATGGATAGGTTTATTTTGTGAAGAAGATGAGGAAAACATTATCAATCAGACGACACTGATTATCTCTATACATCACTTATCACATCCTCCCCTCACTTAAGTGTAATACAAATTTGCAGTTATTTATTGATGCAGGCAATAGAAAACTGTATTTTTGTCTTTATGAAGGAAACAAACTGTGTGGAGGTTGACTAGCAGTGCTACTGACAgagctagggccagattcacgaaagcacttacgcaagcacttacgaacgtctaCATCTTTCcataatctttgacggctttgattagatttattaaacagtttacaagcatgaaaatttgccagtcaactgttgttattgttataaacagcctcctggtgcttcggagctcattaactgtttaataattggaaacaaagccgccaaagattgagaaaagatgtacaggttcgtaagtgtttgcgtaagtgctttcgtgaatctggcccctggctagcAGGTGACGTAATAAAACATCCGAACTTCCAAAAGTTTGTTATTAGACACAAATTTGTTGTTATGAATAGCTCCCgatataaaaataaaaactttTATTGTCATGCACGTTTTATGATAACCGAGTGTGGATGGATTAATTATGGTATACTGTAATACTATAATTAAGTAAAGACATTTCTGGGAAGAAGCAGCAATAGCTCTCAAAACTTACATGTACCATCAAGTCTCCATTCACTATACTACAAAGACCCCCATTTCCTTTATTATTATAGAACAGGTGTGTACAAGAAGatgacttctgactcctgttaacagACTTAGTGCTTTCCATTCCAAAGGCGTATGGTAAGCTTTATCCTATTAGTTTACCCCTGGTACATGACCTCCCAGCCAATTTACAACCAGGTTTCTTATAATTATTGCTGGGTGAACATAGGCAAAAGggttagggctggagcccagttgaAATCACTCTTGAGAGATGTGGAGCAAGGCAAGCGTGGTACCACTATGCTACCAGTGATAGATGTCACCTACTGGAGGACAGGACCAGTATCTGTCCCTATGAGGTGAGGGGAGCCAGGGGGACCAGATATCGGCCCAAAATCGGGAAAACATTATCATATATCCGATCCCTGGACCAAGACCAGGGATCTGGTCCTTTCTCTCAGTTGGCCTATATTAGCTTTCTAATCAACTTGAGAAGGCACAGCAGGTGGCTTCTGCAAGTTCAGACTTGGTTGGGACTGGTCTGGGATGCCATATCACCATCCTCCCTCTACTGCAGCCAGCCTGTTGTGGCTACACCCCATCTCCGGCTTTGTTGTTGAGACCTCGAGCACCCGCACCTTTCATGCCACTTGAACTTTGCCTGCATGGTTAACCTATTCTCTAAACTTGTCTACATCATAGTATCTTATGTTTTCACAAATATTTTCATGTAAGACATCTCTAAAATAA
Proteins encoded in this window:
- the LOC123767057 gene encoding peroxiredoxin-2 translates to MSTSKGRSSSGRTSGKRPRPEDDEGRKTSVQRVKRGEDSVMEVEDALVTQQQSLQGGNIRVGVRAPYFKCEAVVNMKMKEVTLNDYRGKFIVILFYPLDFTFVCPTEIISFTERIDEFHSVGCEVLGCSTDSKFTHLAWCQTSREEGGVGKVPFPLLADKSMEVSRKYGVLNEATGVAYRTLVIIDKNLVIREVIANDDSIGRSVDETLRLIKALQYADKHGQVCPAGWMPGDKAIDPNEKKMDVSK